Proteins from a single region of Starkeya sp. ORNL1:
- a CDS encoding YcaO-like family protein, which translates to MIPASLAPDIDERLRSEAELIARVSDPYSERVRPAAETVALVRRDFARFGITRLGRITGLDTIGIPVWFATRPAAYTLAVTQGKGLDDASAQASAVMEAMEIATAERPSVELLEASASELAAGGERFDLLPSLLRRGGSLPRDDETLPWAEGFDLVSGEPTWMPAEAVMLDYRPERAKPRWWQSTDGLASGNLMWEAVLHGLLERIERDASTLWTYRTEAQVRARCLHPEAFGDAAVLRLAEQVADAGLHLRLFDITTDIGLPAMFATISPRPDGREAQWRHFDIASGRGCHPSASRAAIRAITEAAQSRLTIIAGARDDFDPALYAAPLKPDLLVYPHAEPQDGAVPSPGVASGPRGLLPAIFERLGGAGVGRVIVVPLSGAHEPMPVVKMLVPELENPPGERRQQRGRRGLAAMLRSA; encoded by the coding sequence ATGATCCCGGCCTCTCTGGCGCCGGACATAGATGAACGGCTGAGATCGGAGGCGGAGCTGATTGCGCGCGTCTCCGATCCCTATTCGGAGCGGGTGCGCCCCGCCGCCGAGACGGTCGCTCTGGTGCGACGCGACTTCGCGCGCTTCGGCATCACCCGCCTCGGTCGCATTACCGGCCTCGACACGATCGGCATTCCGGTCTGGTTCGCCACCAGGCCGGCCGCCTACACGCTCGCGGTGACGCAGGGCAAGGGCCTCGATGACGCCTCGGCGCAGGCATCGGCGGTGATGGAGGCGATGGAGATCGCGACCGCGGAGCGCCCGTCGGTCGAATTGCTGGAAGCCTCCGCTTCCGAACTCGCCGCAGGCGGCGAGCGGTTCGACCTGTTGCCGAGCCTGTTGCGCCGCGGCGGCTCGCTTCCCCGGGACGATGAAACCCTGCCATGGGCCGAAGGGTTCGACCTCGTCTCCGGCGAGCCGACCTGGATGCCGGCCGAGGCGGTCATGCTCGACTATCGGCCGGAGCGGGCAAAGCCGCGCTGGTGGCAGTCGACGGACGGCCTCGCTTCCGGAAACCTGATGTGGGAGGCGGTGCTGCACGGCCTCCTGGAGCGGATCGAACGTGACGCCTCGACCTTGTGGACCTATCGCACGGAGGCTCAGGTCAGGGCGCGCTGCCTCCACCCCGAGGCGTTCGGCGATGCGGCCGTGCTGCGCCTTGCGGAGCAGGTCGCCGATGCCGGGCTGCATCTGCGCCTGTTCGACATCACCACCGATATCGGACTGCCCGCGATGTTCGCCACCATCTCGCCGCGTCCGGACGGCCGCGAGGCGCAGTGGCGGCACTTCGACATCGCCAGCGGGCGCGGCTGTCATCCGTCGGCGTCGAGGGCGGCAATCCGTGCGATTACCGAGGCGGCGCAGTCGCGGCTGACCATCATTGCCGGCGCTCGCGACGATTTCGATCCGGCGCTTTACGCAGCGCCGCTCAAGCCGGACCTGCTGGTCTATCCGCATGCCGAGCCGCAGGACGGCGCGGTGCCGTCGCCAGGCGTCGCGAGCGGCCCGCGCGGCCTGCTGCCCGCCATCTTCGAGCGGCTAGGCGGTGCCGGCGTCGGCCGCGTGATCGTGGTGCCGCTGAGCGGCGCGCACGAGCCGATGCCGGTGGTGAAGATGCTGGTGCCGGAACTGGAGAACCCGCCGGGCGAGCGCCGCCAGCAACGCGGGCGCCGCGGCCTCGCCGCCATGCTGAGGTCGGCATGA
- a CDS encoding TfuA-like protein produces the protein MKIVFAGPSLYGHMRDGRIANAPSLVCRGPARQGDITRAVADGASVIGLIDGLFEHVAAPWHKEILHALSQGVAVYGAASMGALRAAECAAFGMIGVGEIYAGYASGELVDDDAVAQLHAPAELDYQPLTEALVNIEATLAASSGTGAIGAGEQDELLHVARRLHFKDRTIVRVVAESSLSVERGLEVAALLKRDGSNVKARDAKALIARL, from the coding sequence ATGAAGATCGTCTTCGCCGGCCCCAGCCTCTACGGGCATATGCGCGACGGTCGCATCGCGAACGCGCCGTCGCTGGTCTGCCGTGGTCCGGCGCGCCAGGGCGATATCACTCGCGCGGTGGCGGATGGGGCGTCCGTGATCGGGCTGATCGATGGCCTGTTCGAACATGTCGCCGCGCCCTGGCACAAGGAGATCCTCCATGCGCTCTCACAAGGCGTTGCGGTCTATGGCGCCGCCAGCATGGGCGCGCTTCGGGCCGCGGAATGCGCCGCGTTCGGCATGATCGGGGTCGGCGAAATCTATGCCGGCTATGCGTCAGGTGAGCTTGTCGATGACGACGCGGTCGCCCAGCTCCACGCCCCGGCGGAGCTGGACTACCAGCCGCTCACCGAGGCGCTGGTGAATATCGAAGCGACGCTGGCGGCGTCGAGCGGCACTGGCGCCATCGGCGCGGGCGAGCAGGACGAACTGCTACACGTCGCCCGCCGCCTGCATTTCAAGGACCGGACCATCGTGCGGGTCGTGGCGGAGAGCTCGCTTTCCGTCGAGCGCGGCTTGGAGGTCGCCGCGCTCTTGAAGCGCGATGGCTCGAACGTGAAGGCGCGTGATGCGAAGGCGCTGATCGCTCGGCTTTAG
- a CDS encoding aldo/keto reductase codes for MQKRPLGKTGLGIAPLVFGGNVFGWTLDEAAAFNVLDAFVDHGFNAIDTADVYSSWAPGNKGGESETIIGNWLKARPGLRERVVIFTKVGSDMGQPGKRGLSERWILQAAEESLARLGTSEIDLYFSHWPDKNVTYGETLGAYDKLIKAGKVRAIGASNLDAAQLGEALKVAREKNLPAYQVLQPEYNLYERSGFDGALRDLCIREGLGVVTYFSLASGFLSGKYRSNEDLGQSQRGGGIARYLNERGMRILDALDAVGDRHAAKPAEIALAWLMAREGVTAPIASATSVAQVESFAKAANITLTVGDIDVLDTASA; via the coding sequence ATGCAGAAGCGGCCTCTCGGCAAGACCGGACTGGGCATCGCGCCTTTGGTGTTCGGCGGCAATGTGTTCGGCTGGACGCTGGACGAAGCGGCGGCCTTCAATGTGCTCGACGCCTTCGTCGATCACGGCTTCAACGCCATCGACACCGCGGACGTCTACTCATCCTGGGCGCCGGGCAACAAGGGCGGTGAATCCGAGACCATCATCGGCAATTGGCTGAAGGCGCGCCCCGGCCTGCGCGAGCGGGTGGTGATCTTCACCAAGGTCGGTTCCGATATGGGCCAGCCCGGCAAGAGGGGCTTGTCGGAACGCTGGATCCTGCAAGCCGCCGAGGAGTCGCTCGCCCGTCTCGGGACGAGCGAGATCGACCTCTATTTCTCCCATTGGCCGGACAAGAACGTCACTTATGGCGAGACGCTCGGCGCCTATGACAAGCTCATCAAGGCCGGCAAGGTGCGCGCGATCGGCGCCTCGAACCTTGATGCGGCGCAGCTCGGCGAGGCACTGAAAGTGGCGAGGGAGAAGAACCTTCCCGCCTATCAGGTGCTGCAGCCGGAATATAATCTTTATGAACGCTCCGGCTTCGATGGCGCGTTGCGCGATCTCTGCATTCGCGAAGGGCTCGGCGTCGTCACCTATTTCAGCCTCGCCTCCGGCTTCCTCTCCGGCAAATACCGCTCGAACGAGGATCTCGGTCAGAGCCAGCGCGGCGGCGGCATCGCCAGATACTTGAATGAGCGCGGCATGAGGATTCTCGACGCGCTGGACGCGGTCGGCGACCGCCATGCCGCCAAGCCGGCCGAGATCGCGCTGGCCTGGCTGATGGCACGGGAGGGCGTCACCGCGCCGATCGCCAGCGCCACCAGCGTCGCGCAGGTGGAGAGCTTCGCCAAAGCGGCGAACATCACGCTCACTGTCGGCGACATAGACGTGCTGGACACGGCCAGCGCCTAG
- a CDS encoding flavin reductase, whose product MARLGAAVNIVTTDGPGGRQGFTASAVCSVTDTPPTLLVCLNKGSSVSRAFHANGVLCVNTLASGHEDLSQLFGGRTPSDERFATADWKISATGAPMLVSAVAAFDCRVVRTVEIGTHDVLFCEVVGLMEGDARTGLIYFGRRYHAVDHDPPAGR is encoded by the coding sequence ATGGCGCGCCTCGGCGCGGCGGTGAACATCGTCACCACCGACGGGCCGGGCGGGCGGCAAGGCTTCACCGCCTCGGCGGTGTGCAGCGTCACCGACACGCCGCCGACCCTGCTGGTCTGCCTCAACAAGGGCAGTTCTGTGAGCCGCGCCTTCCATGCCAATGGCGTGCTCTGCGTCAACACGCTGGCCTCGGGGCACGAGGACCTGTCGCAACTGTTCGGCGGCCGCACGCCGTCCGACGAGCGCTTCGCCACCGCCGACTGGAAGATCTCCGCCACCGGCGCGCCGATGCTCGTCAGTGCCGTTGCCGCCTTCGATTGCCGGGTGGTGCGCACCGTCGAGATCGGCACCCACGACGTGCTGTTCTGCGAAGTCGTCGGGCTGATGGAAGGCGATGCGCGCACCGGGTTGATCTATTTCGGCCGGCGCTATCACGCCGTCGACCATGATCCGCCTGCCGGCCGGTAA
- a CDS encoding NtaA/DmoA family FMN-dependent monooxygenase (This protein belongs to a clade of FMN-dependent monooxygenases, within a broader family of flavin-dependent oxidoreductases, the luciferase-like monooxygenase (LMM) family, some of whose members use coenzyme F420 rather than FMN.), which translates to MTDNRFHLAWFMNFTPDEWREPFGNGGLPWDGQFYVEMAQTLERACFDYIMIEDKLMVPETYGGSRDFALKNAMMVPKHDPAPLAVAMGMATQRLGVVATMSTMSYPPFMLARLSSTIDSLTRGRFGWNIVTSAEDLAAQNFGMDKLPLREHRYAMADEYMHVVRALFDSWEPDAIVLDRKNGVYADPSKVHTIDHKGEFYQVRGPLNTVPSPQGRPVFVQAGASPRGRDFAAQHADSIISVANGVEGMKAFREDIRARAVAQGRDPNEIKVLFCITPTLADTEEEARAKYIRTTTSDNFVTDILSSISAITEIDFSQFEVDKPLPHKLVTNGESGSLDKFQQWGSGKTLRELAADGGGGLVSSLELIGTPDQVADKMGDAMAEVGGDGFLITTPVLRVSRRYLVEIADGLVPALQRRGLVRTEYAHQKLRDNLMEF; encoded by the coding sequence ATGACCGACAATCGCTTCCACCTTGCCTGGTTCATGAACTTCACGCCGGATGAGTGGCGCGAGCCGTTCGGCAATGGCGGCCTGCCCTGGGACGGCCAGTTCTATGTCGAGATGGCGCAGACGCTGGAGCGCGCCTGCTTCGACTACATCATGATCGAGGACAAGCTGATGGTGCCGGAGACCTATGGCGGCTCGCGCGACTTCGCGCTGAAGAACGCCATGATGGTGCCGAAGCACGATCCGGCCCCGCTTGCGGTCGCCATGGGCATGGCGACCCAGCGGCTCGGCGTGGTGGCAACCATGTCCACCATGTCCTACCCGCCCTTCATGCTGGCGCGGCTATCCTCGACCATCGACAGCCTGACACGCGGGCGCTTCGGCTGGAATATCGTCACCAGCGCCGAGGATCTCGCCGCGCAGAATTTCGGCATGGACAAGCTCCCCTTGCGCGAGCACCGCTACGCCATGGCGGATGAGTACATGCACGTGGTCCGCGCGCTGTTCGATTCCTGGGAGCCGGACGCCATCGTCCTCGACCGCAAGAACGGCGTCTATGCCGACCCGTCCAAGGTCCACACCATCGACCACAAGGGCGAGTTCTACCAGGTGCGGGGGCCGCTCAACACCGTGCCCTCGCCGCAGGGCCGCCCGGTGTTCGTGCAGGCCGGCGCTTCGCCGCGCGGGCGCGACTTCGCCGCCCAGCACGCCGATTCCATCATCTCGGTGGCGAACGGCGTCGAGGGCATGAAGGCGTTCCGCGAGGACATTCGCGCCCGCGCCGTCGCTCAAGGGCGCGATCCCAACGAGATCAAGGTGCTGTTCTGCATCACCCCGACGCTGGCGGACACCGAGGAGGAGGCGCGTGCCAAATATATCCGCACCACCACCTCGGACAATTTCGTCACCGACATATTGAGCTCGATCTCCGCCATTACCGAAATCGACTTCTCGCAGTTCGAGGTCGACAAGCCGCTGCCGCACAAGCTCGTCACCAATGGTGAATCCGGCTCGCTCGACAAGTTCCAGCAATGGGGTTCCGGCAAGACGCTGCGCGAACTGGCGGCCGATGGCGGCGGCGGCCTCGTCTCGTCGCTGGAGCTGATCGGCACGCCCGACCAGGTCGCCGACAAGATGGGCGATGCCATGGCCGAGGTCGGCGGCGACGGCTTCCTCATCACCACCCCGGTGCTGCGCGTCAGCCGCCGCTATCTCGTCGAGATCGCCGACGGCCTGGTGCCAGCTTTGCAACGGCGCGGCCTGGTGCGCACCGAATATGCGCACCAGAAACTGCGCGACAACCTCATGGAGTTCTGA
- a CDS encoding ABC transporter ATP-binding protein — protein MTTIRIENVWKEYGDSVVLERVNLALEDHEFLVIIGPSGVGKTTLLRMLLGQEMPTRGHIFIDDLPIAQEPTADRGVVFQRYSVFPHRTVLGNVMMGPQWAASPLLGRLFGARRRALRDQALALLERVGLAASADKYPAQLSGGMQQRLAIAQALIMRPKVLLLDEPFGALDPGTRRSMHELVRELWDENQMTIVMVTHDLPEAFLLGTRVIAIDRPRHDPQAPERFGATIASDFEAKCRIVRESRRFEAARTKARTLELVSNNPMPITATAATALLKD, from the coding sequence ATGACGACGATCCGCATCGAGAACGTCTGGAAGGAATACGGCGACAGCGTCGTGCTGGAGCGCGTCAACCTCGCGCTCGAGGACCACGAATTCCTCGTCATCATCGGCCCCAGCGGCGTCGGCAAGACTACGCTGCTGCGCATGCTGCTGGGCCAGGAGATGCCGACGCGCGGCCACATCTTCATCGACGACCTGCCGATCGCACAGGAACCGACCGCCGACCGCGGCGTGGTGTTCCAGCGCTATTCCGTGTTCCCGCACCGCACCGTGCTCGGCAATGTGATGATGGGCCCGCAATGGGCCGCCTCGCCGCTGCTCGGCCGCCTGTTCGGTGCCCGCCGCCGCGCCTTGCGCGATCAGGCCCTGGCACTGCTGGAACGTGTTGGCCTCGCAGCGTCGGCCGATAAGTATCCGGCGCAGCTCTCCGGCGGCATGCAGCAGCGCCTCGCCATTGCCCAGGCACTCATCATGCGCCCCAAGGTGCTGCTGCTCGACGAGCCGTTCGGCGCGCTCGATCCCGGCACCCGCCGCTCCATGCACGAGCTGGTGCGCGAGCTGTGGGACGAGAACCAGATGACCATCGTGATGGTCACCCACGATCTCCCCGAGGCGTTCCTGCTCGGCACAAGGGTCATCGCCATAGACCGGCCACGCCATGACCCGCAGGCGCCCGAGCGCTTCGGCGCCACCATCGCCTCCGACTTCGAAGCCAAGTGCCGGATCGTGCGCGAATCCCGCCGCTTCGAGGCCGCCCGCACCAAGGCCCGCACCCTCGAACTCGTCTCCAACAATCCCATGCCGATCACCGCCACCGCGGCAACGGCTCTCCTGAAGGACTGA
- a CDS encoding ABC transporter permease subunit — translation MRRIINYPPSSGMKVLLGILPFIAVLVVYVLASNARLAIDPADKLMPGFHSFYASMMRLATTVDIATKQKLLWWDTWLSLWRIGLSLGISALLGLVLGILIGFIPQLRAMFEPFMAAFSLIPPLAVLPILFIAFGLGEVSKIVLIVFGIAPFIIRDVMLRVAAIPREQIIKAQTLGASTWQMITGVVMPQVLPRLIDSVRLSLGAAWLYVIAAEAIVAEGGLGYRIFLVRRYLAMDVILPYVAWITLLAFLMDYALRKLTAAAFPWDRLKEA, via the coding sequence GTGCGACGCATCATCAATTATCCGCCCAGCAGCGGGATGAAGGTGCTGCTCGGCATATTGCCCTTCATCGCCGTGCTCGTGGTCTATGTGCTGGCATCCAATGCCCGGCTCGCCATCGATCCCGCCGACAAGCTGATGCCGGGCTTCCATTCCTTCTATGCGAGCATGATGCGGCTCGCGACCACGGTGGACATCGCCACCAAGCAGAAGCTGCTGTGGTGGGACACCTGGCTCAGCCTCTGGCGCATCGGGCTCTCGCTCGGCATTTCGGCGCTGCTGGGTCTCGTGCTCGGCATCTTGATCGGCTTCATCCCGCAATTGCGGGCGATGTTCGAGCCGTTCATGGCGGCGTTCTCGCTGATCCCGCCGCTCGCCGTACTGCCGATCCTGTTCATCGCCTTCGGCCTCGGCGAAGTGTCGAAGATCGTGCTGATCGTGTTCGGCATCGCGCCCTTCATCATCCGCGACGTGATGCTGCGCGTCGCCGCCATTCCGCGCGAGCAGATCATCAAGGCGCAGACGCTCGGCGCCTCGACCTGGCAGATGATCACCGGCGTGGTGATGCCGCAGGTGCTGCCGCGCCTCATCGATTCCGTGCGCCTCTCGCTCGGCGCCGCCTGGCTCTATGTCATCGCCGCCGAGGCCATCGTCGCCGAGGGCGGGCTCGGCTACCGCATCTTCCTGGTGCGGCGCTATCTCGCGATGGACGTCATCCTGCCCTACGTCGCCTGGATCACCCTGCTCGCCTTCCTGATGGACTACGCGCTGCGCAAGCTCACCGCCGCCGCCTTCCCCTGGGATCGGCTCAAGGAGGCGTGA
- a CDS encoding putative urea ABC transporter substrate-binding protein yields the protein MQRILRAAILTIGVATAAFAGAGGPAHAEAKKSFKLGYTVYIGFMPFAYMKQSGIMKKWADKYGIEVEIIQPNDYVGSVNQFIAGELDAVGVASMDGLTMPAAGGVDTSIFLITDYSNGNDILLSKTAKTVPELVGQPVYLLQYSVSHYLLNRALQMNGVKDATSVKTVNISDAEISAAFVSQADLKHAVSWKPLTEDMLKVKGASILFDSSKIPGEIMDVFIAKSQTMKDNPDFAKAVTGAWYEALAVLKAGGEPAKEMRAIMTSAMGTDEAGLQSQIDTTHFFMTSADAHKFLTSADTGKIWDNIRRFCFEQGLYGQGATSVDSIGIQVGDGEILGDKANIKMRVNPSIAKLAADGKL from the coding sequence ATGCAGCGCATCCTACGGGCCGCCATCCTGACAATCGGTGTCGCCACTGCTGCCTTCGCGGGCGCGGGCGGCCCGGCGCACGCCGAGGCGAAGAAGAGCTTCAAGCTCGGCTACACCGTCTATATCGGCTTCATGCCGTTCGCCTACATGAAGCAGTCCGGCATCATGAAGAAGTGGGCCGACAAATACGGCATCGAGGTCGAGATCATCCAGCCGAACGACTATGTCGGCAGCGTCAACCAGTTCATCGCCGGCGAGCTCGACGCGGTCGGCGTCGCCAGCATGGACGGTCTCACCATGCCGGCGGCCGGCGGCGTCGACACCTCGATCTTCCTGATCACGGACTATTCGAACGGCAACGACATCCTGCTGTCCAAGACCGCCAAGACGGTGCCGGAGCTGGTCGGCCAGCCGGTCTATCTGCTGCAGTACAGCGTCTCGCACTATTTGCTGAACCGCGCGCTGCAGATGAACGGCGTCAAGGACGCCACTTCGGTAAAGACCGTCAATATCTCCGATGCCGAGATCTCCGCCGCCTTCGTCTCGCAGGCGGACCTGAAGCACGCCGTGTCCTGGAAGCCGCTCACCGAGGACATGCTCAAGGTAAAGGGCGCCAGCATCCTGTTCGACTCGTCGAAGATCCCCGGCGAGATCATGGACGTCTTCATCGCCAAGTCGCAGACGATGAAGGACAATCCGGACTTCGCCAAGGCCGTGACCGGCGCCTGGTACGAGGCGCTTGCCGTGCTGAAAGCAGGGGGTGAGCCCGCAAAGGAGATGCGGGCGATCATGACCAGCGCCATGGGCACGGACGAGGCCGGCCTGCAGTCGCAGATCGATACCACCCATTTCTTCATGACCTCTGCTGACGCCCATAAATTCCTGACCTCGGCGGATACCGGCAAGATCTGGGACAATATTCGCCGCTTCTGCTTCGAGCAGGGCCTCTACGGTCAGGGCGCCACCAGCGTCGACAGCATCGGCATCCAGGTCGGCGACGGCGAGATCCTCGGCGACAAGGCCAACATCAAGATGCGGGTCAACCCTTCCATCGCCAAGCTCGCCGCCGACGGCAAGCTCTGA
- a CDS encoding TetR/AcrR family transcriptional regulator: MTAKVVRRRLNPIERRGLILDEALRLFAERHYSAVTVRDIALTCEINVGLIYHYFDSKDDLVRCALGHAIEQLIEGYEQRRVASDDPRDEILAWLDMHIAIAPTLSRMVKLMTDCASSDIRDAELDALVAGFYQSEKSVLESALQKGVASGRFAPLDVTKMARRIGLMLDGIFHASASRGDDRIIADIRDLAEFLDTMLGVGERG, translated from the coding sequence ATGACGGCGAAGGTCGTGCGGCGGCGCCTCAATCCGATCGAGCGCAGAGGGCTCATCCTCGACGAGGCGCTACGCCTGTTCGCCGAGCGGCATTACTCCGCGGTGACCGTGCGCGACATCGCGCTCACCTGCGAGATCAATGTCGGGCTTATCTACCACTATTTCGACAGCAAGGACGATCTGGTCCGCTGCGCGCTCGGCCACGCCATCGAGCAACTGATCGAAGGCTATGAGCAGCGGCGCGTCGCCTCCGACGACCCGCGCGACGAGATACTGGCGTGGCTCGACATGCACATCGCCATCGCCCCGACGCTCAGCCGCATGGTGAAGTTGATGACCGATTGTGCATCGTCCGACATTCGCGACGCGGAACTCGACGCGCTGGTGGCCGGCTTCTACCAGAGCGAAAAGAGCGTGCTGGAGAGCGCGCTGCAGAAGGGCGTGGCGAGCGGGCGCTTCGCACCGCTCGACGTGACGAAGATGGCGCGGCGCATCGGCCTGATGCTCGACGGCATCTTCCACGCCTCAGCAAGCCGCGGCGACGACCGCATCATCGCGGATATCCGCGACCTCGCGGAGTTTCTCGACACCATGCTGGGCGTCGGAGAGCGAGGGTGA
- a CDS encoding fumarylacetoacetate hydrolase family protein — MFTLEATLPVDAADAVLVGRVWLPAAARPAVVTVRGSEIVDLSEAFDTITDVLDAAEPAKAVAAVPGNSLGGAAEIIAGSVAGQHKPDRPHLLAPCDLQAIKAAGVTFVKSLLERLIEEDVKGDMSRADESRHMLEAELGTELARLRPGSDEALELRRLMKATGRWSQYLEVGLGPYAEIFTKAQPMSAVGTGAEIGIHRASTWNNPEPEIVLAVNGRNEVVGATLGNDVNLRDFEGRSALLLGRAKDNNASCAIGPFIRLFDAAFDMDDVRDADVELTIRGEDGFTLREVSHMAEISRDPLDLVQHATGLDHQYPDGFVLFLGTMFAPTADRGVPGLGFTHKVGDVVSIATPKLGTLANRVNYADAIEPWSYGIRALMKSLALRNA; from the coding sequence ATGTTCACCCTTGAAGCCACCTTGCCCGTAGACGCTGCAGACGCCGTGCTGGTCGGCCGCGTCTGGCTCCCGGCCGCCGCCCGCCCCGCTGTCGTCACCGTGCGCGGCAGCGAGATCGTCGATCTGTCGGAAGCGTTCGACACCATCACCGACGTACTCGATGCCGCCGAGCCAGCGAAGGCCGTCGCCGCTGTTCCTGGCAACTCGCTGGGCGGCGCCGCGGAGATCATCGCCGGCAGCGTCGCCGGCCAGCACAAGCCCGACCGGCCGCATCTGCTCGCGCCGTGCGATCTGCAGGCGATCAAGGCCGCCGGCGTCACCTTCGTGAAGAGCTTGCTGGAACGGCTGATCGAGGAGGATGTGAAGGGCGACATGAGCCGCGCCGACGAATCCCGGCACATGCTGGAAGCCGAGCTCGGCACCGAACTGGCGCGCCTGCGCCCCGGCTCCGACGAGGCGCTGGAACTGCGCCGCCTGATGAAGGCCACGGGCCGCTGGTCGCAATATCTGGAAGTCGGGCTTGGCCCGTACGCCGAGATCTTCACCAAGGCGCAGCCGATGTCCGCGGTCGGCACTGGCGCCGAGATCGGCATTCACCGCGCCTCGACCTGGAACAATCCGGAGCCGGAGATCGTGCTCGCCGTCAATGGCCGCAACGAGGTGGTCGGCGCCACGCTCGGCAATGACGTGAACCTGCGTGATTTCGAGGGCCGCAGCGCGCTACTGCTCGGCCGTGCCAAGGACAACAATGCGTCGTGCGCCATCGGTCCCTTCATCCGGCTGTTCGATGCCGCGTTCGACATGGACGATGTGCGCGATGCCGATGTCGAACTCACCATCCGCGGCGAGGATGGCTTCACGCTGCGCGAAGTGAGCCACATGGCCGAGATCAGCCGCGATCCGCTGGATCTGGTGCAGCACGCCACCGGCCTCGACCATCAATATCCCGACGGCTTCGTGCTGTTCCTCGGCACGATGTTCGCACCCACTGCCGATCGCGGCGTGCCCGGCCTCGGCTTCACCCACAAGGTCGGCGACGTGGTGAGCATCGCGACGCCGAAGCTCGGCACGCTGGCCAACCGGGTGAACTATGCCGACGCCATCGAGCCCTGGAGCTATGGCATCCGTGCACTGATGAAGAGCCTTGCTTTGCGGAACGCGTGA
- a CDS encoding MBL fold metallo-hydrolase, which yields MPFLKEAEPERDVMLPVMAGVSRIVAPNASVMTYHGTNTFLIEAPEGIVVLDPGPEDLPAHVEAILAATDGRVAKILISHTHHDHLGAAPALKAATGAPIAAFHRSQEPSFTPDIPLRDGDAIAGMTAIHMPGHASDHMCFARAGGVLFTGDHVMAWSSTVVGPPHGDMTAYCDSLRRLLTRDDTVYLPAHGPALPDPHPFVRDLLASRMRREEAILRVMREGPIASTDLVQRLYGRKDPRLHRAASRIVMAHLIKLEAELRVVQEADDVWRTAPLPQRKTSH from the coding sequence ATGCCGTTCTTGAAGGAAGCGGAGCCTGAGCGCGACGTAATGCTGCCGGTGATGGCAGGGGTTTCACGGATCGTGGCACCGAATGCCAGCGTCATGACCTATCACGGCACCAACACGTTTCTCATCGAAGCGCCGGAAGGCATCGTGGTGCTCGACCCCGGCCCGGAGGACCTGCCGGCCCATGTCGAGGCGATCCTTGCCGCCACGGATGGCCGCGTCGCGAAGATCCTGATCAGCCATACCCACCATGATCATCTCGGCGCCGCCCCTGCCCTCAAGGCGGCGACCGGGGCGCCGATCGCCGCCTTCCATCGCAGCCAGGAGCCGAGCTTCACGCCGGACATTCCGCTCCGCGACGGCGATGCGATCGCCGGCATGACCGCCATCCATATGCCCGGCCACGCCAGCGACCATATGTGCTTCGCGCGCGCGGGCGGCGTGCTCTTCACCGGCGACCACGTCATGGCCTGGTCGAGCACGGTGGTTGGCCCGCCGCACGGCGACATGACCGCCTATTGCGATAGCCTGCGCCGGCTGCTGACGCGCGACGACACGGTCTATCTGCCCGCCCATGGGCCGGCACTCCCCGATCCGCATCCTTTTGTGCGCGACCTGCTCGCCAGCCGGATGCGGCGCGAGGAAGCGATATTGCGGGTGATGCGCGAGGGGCCGATCGCCTCCACCGATCTGGTCCAGCGGCTCTATGGGCGCAAGGACCCACGCCTGCACCGCGCCGCCAGCCGTATCGTCATGGCCCATCTCATCAAGCTCGAGGCCGAGCTGCGCGTCGTCCAGGAGGCCGACGACGTATGGCGCACCGCGCCGCTCCCCCAGCGAAAGACGTCACACTGA